A genomic region of Staphylococcus roterodami contains the following coding sequences:
- the clpB gene encoding ATP-dependent chaperone ClpB — protein MDINKMTYAVQSTLQQAVELSQQHKLQNIEIEAILSAALNENDSLYKSILERANLDVDQLNKAYENKLRSYASVEGDNIQYGQYISNQSNQLLTKAESYMKEYQDEFISMEHILRAAMDIDQTTKHFINNKVEVIKEIIKKVRGGNHVTTQNPEVNYEALAKYGRDLVEEVRQGKMDPVIGRDEEIRNTIRILSRKTKNNPVLIGEPGVGKTAIVEGLAQRIVKKDVPESLLDKTVFELDLSALVAGAKYRGEFEERLKAVLKEVKDSDGRIILFIDEIHMLVGAGKTDGAMDAGNMLKPMLARGELHCIGATTLNEYREYIEKDSALERRFQKVAVSEPDVEDTISILRGLKERYEVYHGVRIQDRALVAAAELSDRYITDRFLPDKAIDLVDQACATIRTEMGSNPTELDQVNRRVMQLEIEESALKNESDNASKQRLQELQEELANEKEKQAALQSRVESEKEKIAKLQEKRAQLDESRQSLEDAQTNNNLEKAAELQYGTIPQLEKELRELEDNFQDEQGEDTDRMIREVVTDEEIGDIVSQWTGIPVSKLVETEREKLLHLSDILHKRVVGQDKAVDLVSDAVVRARAGIKDPNRPIGSFLFLGPTGVGKTELAKSLAASLFDSEKHMIRIDMSEYMEKHAVSRLIGAPPGYVGHDEGGQLTEAVRRNPYSVILLDEVEKAHTDVFNVLLQILDEGRLTDSKGRSVDFKNTIIIMTSNIGSQILLENVKETGEITESTEKAVMTSLNAYFKPEILNRMDDIVLFRPLSINDMSMIVDKILTQLNIRLLEQRISIEVSDQAKAWLGKEAYEPQFGARPLKRFVQRQIETPLARMMIKEGFPEGTTIKVDLEGENNLTFNVEKIND, from the coding sequence ATGGATATAAATAAAATGACTTATGCTGTACAAAGTACCTTACAACAGGCTGTTGAACTGAGTCAGCAACATAAATTACAAAATATAGAAATTGAAGCAATTTTAAGTGCTGCATTAAATGAAAATGATAGTTTATATAAAAGTATATTAGAACGCGCTAACCTTGATGTTGATCAATTAAATAAAGCATACGAAAATAAACTAAGATCCTATGCATCTGTAGAAGGTGACAATATTCAATATGGCCAGTATATAAGCAATCAGTCAAACCAATTATTGACTAAAGCTGAGTCATACATGAAAGAATACCAAGATGAATTTATTTCTATGGAGCATATTTTACGTGCTGCAATGGATATTGATCAAACAACGAAACATTTTATAAATAATAAAGTAGAAGTTATAAAAGAAATTATCAAAAAAGTTAGAGGGGGAAATCACGTGACTACACAAAATCCTGAAGTTAATTATGAAGCATTAGCTAAATATGGTCGTGACTTAGTTGAAGAAGTACGACAAGGAAAAATGGATCCTGTTATTGGTAGAGATGAAGAGATACGTAATACGATTCGTATTTTAAGTCGTAAAACTAAGAATAATCCAGTGCTCATTGGAGAACCAGGTGTTGGTAAAACTGCAATTGTAGAAGGATTAGCACAACGTATCGTTAAGAAAGACGTTCCAGAATCATTATTAGATAAAACTGTTTTTGAATTAGATTTAAGTGCATTAGTTGCTGGAGCGAAATATCGTGGTGAATTTGAAGAGCGATTAAAAGCTGTACTTAAAGAAGTGAAAGATTCAGATGGAAGAATTATTCTATTTATTGATGAAATTCATATGTTAGTTGGCGCTGGTAAAACTGATGGTGCAATGGATGCTGGCAACATGTTGAAACCAATGCTAGCAAGAGGTGAGTTGCATTGTATTGGAGCAACAACTTTAAATGAATATAGAGAATATATTGAGAAAGATTCTGCTTTAGAACGTCGTTTCCAAAAAGTAGCAGTAAGTGAACCTGATGTAGAGGATACAATCTCTATTTTACGTGGTTTAAAAGAACGTTATGAAGTATATCATGGTGTAAGAATTCAAGACAGAGCCTTAGTTGCTGCAGCTGAATTATCTGATCGTTATATTACTGATCGTTTTTTACCAGATAAAGCGATTGATTTAGTAGACCAAGCATGCGCAACAATTCGTACGGAAATGGGGTCAAACCCAACTGAATTGGATCAAGTTAATAGACGTGTAATGCAACTTGAAATTGAAGAAAGTGCCCTTAAAAACGAATCTGATAATGCTAGTAAACAACGATTACAAGAACTACAAGAAGAGCTTGCAAATGAAAAAGAAAAACAAGCGGCACTTCAATCACGCGTAGAATCTGAAAAAGAGAAAATTGCTAAGTTACAAGAAAAACGTGCGCAATTAGATGAAAGTAGACAGTCGCTAGAAGATGCACAAACAAATAACAATCTAGAAAAAGCTGCGGAATTACAATATGGAACAATTCCTCAATTAGAAAAAGAACTTAGAGAATTAGAAGACAATTTCCAAGATGAACAAGGTGAAGATACAGATCGAATGATTCGTGAAGTTGTTACTGACGAAGAAATTGGAGATATTGTAAGTCAATGGACAGGTATACCTGTATCAAAATTAGTTGAAACTGAACGTGAAAAATTACTTCACTTAAGTGACATCTTGCACAAAAGAGTTGTAGGACAAGATAAAGCAGTAGATCTTGTTTCAGATGCTGTTGTAAGAGCAAGAGCAGGTATAAAAGATCCAAATAGACCTATTGGTAGTTTCTTATTCCTAGGTCCAACTGGGGTAGGTAAAACAGAATTAGCTAAATCATTAGCTGCATCATTATTTGATTCTGAAAAACATATGATTCGTATTGATATGAGTGAATATATGGAAAAACATGCAGTATCACGTTTAATTGGTGCACCTCCTGGATACGTTGGACATGATGAAGGTGGACAATTAACAGAAGCTGTAAGACGTAATCCATATTCAGTTATATTATTAGATGAAGTTGAAAAAGCACATACTGACGTCTTTAATGTATTATTGCAAATTTTAGACGAAGGTCGTTTAACTGATTCCAAAGGACGCAGTGTTGATTTTAAAAATACGATTATTATTATGACTAGTAATATTGGGTCACAAATATTATTAGAAAATGTTAAAGAAACTGGTGAAATTACTGAATCAACTGAAAAAGCTGTTATGACTAGTTTGAATGCATATTTCAAACCTGAAATATTGAATCGTATGGATGATATTGTCTTATTCAGACCATTATCAATTAATGATATGAGTATGATTGTAGATAAAATATTGACACAATTAAATATAAGATTGTTAGAACAACGCATTTCAATTGAAGTCTCTGATCAAGCTAAAGCATGGTTAGGTAAAGAAGCTTATGAGCCACAATTTGGTGCAAGACCATTAAAACGTTTTGTACAACGACAAATTGAAACACCATTAGCACGTATGATGATAAAAGAAGGTTTCCCAGAAGGTACTACAATTAAAGTAGATTTAGAAGGGGAAAATAACTTAACTTTTAATGTCGAAAAAATAAACGATTAA
- a CDS encoding fumarylacetoacetate hydrolase family protein codes for MKFLSFKYNDRTSYGVKVKREDAVWDLTLVFADFAEGDFHPKTLLAGLQQNHTLDFQEQVRKAVVAAEDSGRAEDYKISFNDIEFLPPVTPPNNVIAFGRNYKDHANELNHEVERLYVFTKAASSLTGDNATIPNHKDITDQLDYEGELGIVIGKSGEKIPKALALDYVYGYTIINDITDRKAQNEQDQAFLSKSLTGGCPMGPYIVTKDELPLPENVNIVTKVNNEIRQDGNTSEMILKIDELIEEISKYVALHPGDIIATGTPAGVGAGMQPPKFLQPGDEVKVTIDNIGTLTTYIAK; via the coding sequence ATGAAATTCTTATCATTCAAGTATAATGACAGAACTTCATATGGCGTTAAAGTAAAACGTGAAGATGCTGTTTGGGATTTAACATTAGTATTTGCTGACTTTGCAGAAGGAGATTTTCATCCTAAAACATTGTTAGCTGGTTTACAACAAAATCATACTTTAGATTTTCAAGAACAAGTAAGAAAAGCAGTTGTAGCAGCAGAAGATAGCGGCAGAGCTGAAGATTATAAAATTTCATTTAATGACATAGAATTTTTACCACCAGTTACACCGCCAAACAACGTGATTGCTTTTGGTAGAAATTATAAAGATCATGCAAATGAATTAAACCATGAAGTGGAACGATTATATGTATTTACAAAAGCGGCATCATCTTTAACTGGTGATAATGCGACAATTCCAAATCATAAAGATATTACAGATCAATTAGATTATGAAGGCGAATTAGGTATCGTAATTGGTAAGTCTGGTGAAAAGATTCCAAAAGCGCTTGCTTTAGACTATGTATATGGTTATACAATTATCAATGATATTACTGACCGTAAGGCGCAAAATGAACAGGATCAAGCATTTTTATCAAAAAGCTTAACTGGCGGTTGCCCAATGGGTCCATATATTGTGACAAAAGATGAGTTACCACTACCTGAAAATGTAAATATCGTTACAAAAGTGAACAATGAAATTCGTCAAGATGGTAATACAAGTGAAATGATTCTTAAAATTGATGAATTAATTGAAGAAATTTCAAAATATGTTGCATTACACCCAGGTGATATAATTGCGACTGGTACACCAGCTGGCGTTGGTGCTGGTATGCAACCACCTAAATTTTTACAACCTGGTGATGAAGTTAAAGTAACTATTGATAATATTGGAACTTTAACAACATATATTGCTAAATAA
- a CDS encoding Cof-type HAD-IIB family hydrolase, with product MQPHLICLDLDGTLLNDNKEISSYTKQVLNELQQRGHQIMIATGRPYRASQMYYHELNLTTPIVNFNGAYVHHPKDKNFKTVHEILDLGVAQNIIQGLQQYQVSNIIAEVKDYVFINNHDPRLFEGFSMGNPKIQTGNLLVHLKESPTSILIEAEECKIPEIKNMLTHFYADHIEHRRWGAPFPVIEIVKLGINKARGIEQVRQFLNIDRNNIIAFGDEDNDIEMIEYARHGVAMENGLQELKDVANNITFNNNEDGIGRYLNDFFNLNIRYYC from the coding sequence ATGCAACCACATTTAATATGTCTAGATTTAGACGGAACATTATTAAACGATAATAAAGAAATTTCATCATATACTAAACAAGTATTAAATGAATTACAACAACGTGGACACCAAATTATGATTGCGACTGGAAGACCATATCGTGCTAGTCAAATGTATTATCATGAATTAAATTTAACAACGCCTATCGTTAACTTTAATGGTGCTTACGTACATCATCCAAAAGATAAAAACTTTAAAACTGTCCATGAAATATTAGATTTAGGAGTAGCACAAAATATCATTCAAGGGTTACAGCAATATCAAGTGTCTAATATCATTGCGGAAGTAAAAGATTATGTTTTTATTAATAATCATGATCCAAGATTATTTGAAGGATTTTCAATGGGCAATCCTAAAATCCAAACAGGTAATCTTCTTGTCCATTTGAAAGAATCCCCTACCTCAATTTTAATTGAAGCTGAAGAATGTAAAATTCCTGAAATCAAAAATATGCTCACACATTTTTATGCAGACCATATTGAACATCGTCGTTGGGGCGCCCCATTCCCAGTCATTGAAATTGTTAAACTTGGTATTAATAAAGCTAGAGGTATTGAACAAGTCAGACAATTTTTAAATATAGATCGCAATAATATTATCGCGTTTGGCGATGAAGATAATGACATTGAAATGATTGAATATGCTCGACATGGGGTTGCAATGGAAAATGGTTTACAAGAACTTAAAGATGTGGCAAACAACATTACATTCAATAATAATGAAGATGGAATTGGTAGATATTTAAATGATTTCTTTAACTTAAATATTAGATATTACTGTTAA
- a CDS encoding CoA-disulfide reductase: MPKIVVVGAVAGGATCASQIRRLDKESDIIIFEKDRDMSFANCALPYVIGEVVEDRRLALAYTPEKFYDRKQITVKTYHEVVAINDEKQSVTVLNRKTNEQFEESYDKLILSPGTSANHLGFKSDITFTLRNLEDTDAIDQFIKSNQVDKVLVVGAGYVSLEVLENLYERGLHPTLIHRSDKINKLMDSDMNQPILDELDKREIPYRLNEEIETINGNEITFKSGKVEHYDMIIEGVGTHPNSKFIESSNIELDRKGFIPVTDKFETNIPNIYAIGDIATSRYRHVDLSANVPLAWGAHRAASIVAEQIAGDTTVEFKGFLGNNIVKFFDYTFASVGVKPNELQQFDYKMVEVTQGAHANYYPGNSPLHLRVYYDTASRQILRAAAVGKEGADKRIDVLSMAMMNQLTVDELTEFEVAYAPPYSHPKDLINMIGYKAK, translated from the coding sequence ATGCCCAAAATCGTTGTTGTCGGAGCAGTCGCTGGTGGTGCAACATGTGCCAGTCAAATTCGACGTTTAGATAAAGAGAGTGACATTATTATTTTTGAAAAAGATAGAGATATGAGTTTTGCAAATTGTGCTTTACCATATGTGATAGGTGAAGTTGTTGAAGATAGACGTTTAGCATTAGCTTATACTCCTGAAAAATTTTATGATCGTAAGCAAATTACAGTTAAAACATATCATGAAGTCGTTGCAATCAATGACGAAAAGCAATCTGTGACTGTTTTAAATAGAAAAACAAATGAACAGTTTGAAGAATCATATGATAAATTAATTCTTAGTCCTGGCACTAGTGCAAATCACTTAGGATTCAAGAGTGACATAACTTTTACACTTAGAAATTTAGAAGATACTGATGCAATTGATCAGTTCATCAAATCAAATCAAGTGGATAAAGTATTAGTTGTTGGAGCTGGCTATGTTTCATTAGAAGTTCTTGAAAATCTTTATGAACGTGGTTTACACCCTACATTAATTCATCGCTCTGATAAAATAAACAAACTAATGGATTCAGATATGAATCAACCTATTCTTGATGAATTAGATAAACGTGAGATTCCTTATCGCTTAAATGAAGAAATTGAAACTATCAATGGTAATGAAATTACATTTAAATCCGGTAAAGTCGAACACTACGATATGATTATTGAAGGTGTTGGTACACATCCTAATTCAAAATTTATCGAAAGTTCAAATATAGAACTTGATCGAAAAGGATTCATACCAGTTACAGATAAGTTTGAAACAAATATTCCTAATATATATGCAATTGGTGATATAGCAACATCACGTTATCGTCATGTTGATTTATCAGCTAATGTGCCACTTGCATGGGGTGCTCATCGTGCTGCAAGTATTGTTGCTGAACAAATTGCTGGAGATACTACAGTAGAGTTTAAAGGATTTTTAGGTAATAATATTGTAAAATTCTTTGATTATACATTTGCTAGTGTAGGTGTTAAACCTAATGAATTACAACAATTTGACTATAAAATGGTCGAAGTGACTCAAGGGGCGCATGCGAATTATTACCCAGGAAATTCCCCTTTACACTTAAGAGTATATTATGACACTGCGAGTCGTCAGATTTTAAGAGCTGCTGCAGTTGGAAAAGAAGGTGCCGATAAGCGTATAGATGTATTATCAATGGCAATGATGAACCAATTAACTGTCGATGAATTAACTGAATTTGAAGTGGCTTACGCACCGCCGTATAGTCATCCTAAAGATTTAATCAACATGATTGGTTATAAAGCTAAATAA
- a CDS encoding metal-sulfur cluster assembly factor — translation MEEALKDSILGALEMVIDPELGIDIVNLGLVYKVNVDDEGVCTVDMTLTSMGCPMGPQIIDQVKTVLAELPEIQDTEVNIVWSPPWTKDMMSRYAKIALGVS, via the coding sequence ATGGAAGAGGCATTAAAAGATAGCATTTTAGGTGCATTAGAAATGGTAATAGACCCTGAATTAGGTATTGATATCGTTAATTTAGGTTTAGTATACAAAGTAAATGTTGATGATGAAGGTGTATGTACAGTTGACATGACGTTGACGTCGATGGGATGCCCAATGGGACCTCAAATTATTGACCAAGTTAAAACTGTATTAGCAGAGCTTCCAGAAATTCAAGATACAGAAGTAAACATCGTCTGGAGTCCACCTTGGACAAAAGATATGATGTCACGCTATGCAAAGATTGCACTAGGTGTAAGTTAA
- a CDS encoding YisL family protein, translated as MLHLHILSWVLAIILFIATYLNISKNQGGSPFFKPLHMVLRLFMLLTLVSGFWILIQSFMSGGANHMLLTLKMLCGVAVVGLMEVSIAKRKRHEQSHKMFWITIALIIVTMVLGIILPLGPLSKMFGIS; from the coding sequence ATGTTACATTTACATATATTAAGTTGGGTATTAGCGATTATTTTATTTATCGCTACATACTTAAACATTTCAAAAAATCAAGGCGGGTCACCATTTTTCAAACCGCTACACATGGTATTACGCTTATTTATGCTTTTAACATTAGTCTCAGGTTTTTGGATATTAATTCAGTCATTTATGAGTGGTGGTGCAAATCACATGCTTTTAACATTAAAAATGCTATGTGGTGTTGCAGTTGTTGGATTGATGGAAGTATCGATTGCTAAAAGAAAAAGACATGAACAAAGTCACAAAATGTTTTGGATAACAATTGCATTAATTATTGTCACAATGGTACTGGGTATTATCTTACCATTAGGACCTCTTTCAAAAATGTTTGGCATAAGCTAA
- a CDS encoding acetyltransferase: MNKTKDYTQHKKIRYMPGLDGLRAVAVLGIIIYHLNKQWLTGGFLGVDTFFVISGYLITSLLLKEFEDTGIIKLKSFWIRRLKRLLPAVVVLLMVVGTATLLLKSDNIIRVKHDIIAAIFYVSNWWYIAKDVNYFEQFSFMPLKHLWSLAIEEQFYLFFPVILIILLLLIKKRYKVGLIFWFVSLLSLGLMIYISSFNVNHSRVYFGTDTRLQTLLLGVILAFLWPPFKLKNNPPKVVKYTIDAIGILAFITLMCLFIIVNDESDWIYDGGFYLISIVTLLFIASVVHPTTWVAKAFSNPVLVYIGKRSYSLYLWHFPVISFIHSYYVDGQIPKYVYGIDILLTVLLAELSYRYIETPFRKEGLHSLNWRPTFIPQFIRTVLIVTLLIPFMLILVGAFNQYGKDIIGEKANSFDTSIEDNYQARIAPVENIHIDGLIDEKKKPSSDVYHNIKPLLIGDSVMVDIGESFKDSVPKSRIDGKVGRQLYQTLPLVKANYTQYNKPSDQVVLELGTNGDFTVKQLDDLLNHFGKAKIYLVNTRVPRIYEANVNRLLADAAKRKGNVTLIDWHKRSQGHSEYFAPDGVHLEYKGVLALKDEILKALKKK, encoded by the coding sequence ATGAATAAAACAAAGGATTATACACAGCATAAGAAGATAAGGTATATGCCTGGATTAGATGGCTTAAGAGCTGTCGCAGTTTTAGGCATTATTATTTATCATTTAAACAAACAATGGTTGACGGGTGGATTTTTAGGAGTCGACACATTTTTTGTAATATCAGGTTATTTAATAACAAGTTTATTACTCAAAGAATTTGAAGATACTGGAATTATTAAACTGAAGAGCTTTTGGATTCGACGTTTAAAACGATTATTACCTGCAGTTGTTGTACTATTAATGGTTGTAGGAACAGCTACATTATTATTAAAATCAGACAATATTATTAGAGTCAAACATGATATAATTGCTGCCATTTTTTACGTCTCAAATTGGTGGTATATTGCAAAAGATGTCAATTATTTTGAACAATTTTCATTTATGCCATTAAAGCATTTATGGTCACTTGCAATCGAAGAACAGTTTTACTTATTTTTTCCTGTAATATTAATCATATTATTATTATTGATTAAAAAACGTTATAAGGTAGGATTGATATTCTGGTTTGTCTCTTTGTTATCTCTGGGATTAATGATTTATATTTCAAGTTTTAATGTTAATCATTCGAGAGTTTATTTTGGAACAGACACAAGATTACAAACATTATTATTGGGTGTTATATTAGCATTTCTATGGCCGCCATTTAAGTTGAAAAATAATCCACCTAAAGTTGTAAAGTATACAATAGACGCTATTGGTATTTTGGCATTTATAACTTTAATGTGCTTATTTATCATTGTAAATGATGAGAGCGATTGGATTTACGATGGTGGTTTCTATTTAATTTCGATAGTTACGTTATTATTTATTGCTAGTGTGGTACATCCGACAACGTGGGTGGCAAAGGCATTTTCAAATCCGGTTTTGGTATACATTGGTAAAAGATCTTATAGCTTATACTTATGGCATTTTCCCGTAATTAGTTTTATACATAGTTATTACGTTGATGGTCAAATACCAAAATATGTTTATGGTATAGATATATTATTAACTGTATTATTAGCAGAACTTTCTTATCGCTATATTGAAACACCATTTAGAAAAGAAGGTTTACACTCATTGAATTGGCGACCAACTTTTATACCGCAGTTTATTAGAACAGTTCTGATTGTTACTTTATTGATACCTTTTATGCTCATATTGGTTGGTGCTTTTAATCAATACGGAAAAGACATCATTGGTGAAAAAGCAAATAGTTTTGATACATCTATAGAAGATAATTATCAAGCTAGAATAGCACCTGTTGAAAATATTCATATTGATGGTTTAATTGATGAAAAGAAAAAACCTTCTTCAGATGTCTATCATAATATTAAACCGCTTTTAATCGGTGATTCAGTTATGGTTGATATTGGAGAATCATTCAAAGATTCTGTACCAAAATCTAGAATCGATGGCAAAGTTGGGCGTCAATTATATCAAACGTTACCATTAGTTAAAGCTAACTATACGCAATATAACAAGCCATCAGATCAAGTTGTCTTAGAATTAGGGACAAATGGTGATTTTACCGTAAAACAATTAGATGATTTACTTAATCATTTTGGTAAAGCAAAAATTTATTTAGTTAACACACGGGTGCCACGAATATACGAAGCTAATGTAAATAGATTATTAGCTGATGCCGCCAAAAGAAAAGGAAATGTTACTTTAATTGATTGGCATAAACGTTCTCAAGGTCATAGCGAATACTTTGCACCTGATGGTGTACATTTAGAATATAAGGGTGTTTTAGCTTTGAAAGATGAAATTTTAAAGGCACTTAAAAAGAAATAA